TATTCTCAACGGTATAGCGAACCATACCGTTGTCACCTGCGATGATACTGTCTTTACCTACCCTTGTGACATTAAATCGGGGTTCATTTTCAACTTCAAGAGTTATGTCTCGGACAACCTCTCCTGAGCGCGTTTGCCGTTCCGTGTCGTCAAGTGGTCCGAAACTTACCGCTCGCGTGTGCGAATATTCGATTACGACTGGGACCTCATATATACCTGGTTTGGCGTTGCCGACCTCAATCCTGAAATCAAGCGGCACCTGCTGGCCGTCAGCAATGGTCCCAATTGTCTGTTTACCTGATTTTACTTCAATTGGTGCGTCGAGCTTATCATCCTGTATTTCAACCTGAACATTTTTTGCACGCTGTACTTCCTCTTCAAACGCTGCTTCGTTGCCCTTTCTGAGTTCACCATCATTGACAAGGACAACTTGCAATGATTGGGCTGATTCAGCGCTGACGACTGGTTCCGGTGTCGAAGCACTGATTCCCGGCTCGCCAATGACTACCGAATCCGCTGCTACCGGCGTCGCCATGCTGAGAAGTAAGCAAGCGCAAATAGCGATGCTTACCCATTTAGTCGAGTAGAACTGCGATAGACTCATGTATTATGCCCACTGCCTGCCAGATATAATCTTGGTGAAACTACATACCACGCAATAACTGTTTATGAGCTAGTTGCTATTCAACTCGTCAAAGAAGTCACATCTATTATACAGATGAACTTGAAATCAGTACCTAATGGACGATTTAGCAAGCCAGAGTTTTCCAGAACCTGAAAGGGCGATAATGAAGGCAACCTATCAGGTACTATGCGAGTATGGGTATGCAGATCTTACGATACAACAGATTGCAGACGAATATGGAAAGACTACGACTGCAGTACATTACCACTGCGATACAAAAAATAAACTCCTCACAGCGTTCCTTGATTACCTTCTGGAGGAACTTGCCGACTCAG
This genomic window from Haloarcula marismortui ATCC 43049 contains:
- a CDS encoding TetR/AcrR family transcriptional regulator, which gives rise to MDDLASQSFPEPERAIMKATYQVLCEYGYADLTIQQIADEYGKTTTAVHYHCDTKNKLLTAFLDYLLEELADSVHNIRTTNPENRLKFLLDELLVKSKNEPVLSIALLEMQSQTPYKEPFRERFKQMAVVNRQTELDFTVSETA